aaatcaaatatgatgtcgcgctgcgtgcaagaaatctcgGGATGGAGATGATATACAGTCGAGTTGATGATTCGTTCCTCCTGCTCCCAAGATATTTGTATGCCATGAAGGAAGCGAATCCTGGCACCTTGCTTGGTTTGGAAGTAGACATAGACTGCCGGTTCAAACATTTGTTTGTTGCTCTTGCGGCTTCCATCTCACCTTTCTACTTTCACCTTCGACCAGTGATTGTGGTTGACGGCACACACCTGAAGGGAAAAAATAGTGGCATTTTGTTTGTCGCCGTGACAAAAGATGGAAATGAGGCAGTTTTTCCCTTGGCGATCGGTGTCGgtccgatcgagaatgatgagtcgTGGAAGTGGTTTATGTCACATCTGAGAGGTCCTTGTGGCGAGCCCGATAACTTACTTATTGTATctgatgcgcatgtctccatcgctaatgttgtgaagagcgagtttccaaatgctactcacggtATTTGCTACTACCACTTGTTGAACAAGATCAAGGGTTACGGGCCCGGTGTTGCTGAGCTTTTCTGCCAAGCTGCATACGCCTACGAGCAATCAGATTACACGCGTGCAATGTCAGCCATGGCTGCTCTGAAGCCAAAGGCGTACGAGAAGTTGTTGCGCGTAGGACCGgagaagtgggcacgatcacaaTGTCCTGTGTCCCGTTACAGTTTCCTTACATCCAATGCCGCCGAGAGTTTTAATGCACGTTTGTTGTGGGCCAGGCGTCTTCCAATCTGCTCGATGTTGGAGGCAGTCAGATTAGTTATCGAGCAGTGGTTCAACGACAGGCTTGTGGCCGCACAAGAGAGCGATGAAAATCTGACTCCGGAGGCAAAACAGAAGCTCAGTGCAGAACTTGTAAAAAGTCGTCGTTACATAGCCAAGAGGACCACCGAGAGAAAATACAGGGTTCGTGCTAGTGGTCGCCATTATATGGTTGACCTTCAAAAGCAGAGCTGTGAATGCAACGAATTCAACCTGGACCAGATgccgtgttctcatgcgatTGCAGCCATTACGTATGTCATTTCTATTCACGACCTCAATTACCATTATTAAATGATCAATATGTATAATCGTTTGTTTTGCAGTGAGGCGAACGAGTCAGTGGAGGATTACGTGCACTCTTACTACTGGAACAGTTCACTAGTTGACACATACTCTCGTGTCGTTAACCACTTGCCTCCCATAGAGAATTGGAATATTCCTTTCCAAATTGCATCTCAGCTTGTTTTACCAAATCTCTCTCGGCGACAAGCTGGTCGTCCAAAGGAAACTCGAGTTCAATCCGCAGGTGAAAGGCCGAC
The genomic region above belongs to Salvia miltiorrhiza cultivar Shanhuang (shh) chromosome 5, IMPLAD_Smil_shh, whole genome shotgun sequence and contains:
- the LOC131025609 gene encoding uncharacterized protein LOC131025609, with the protein product MYSVNNIMRTHSLSSSYQLYYLATNLFSRETKCGLATDDDVEALLATADYPMVYVEHYNGPIEEEAYIPTFDFAEPSGHVDEAQCSQYETPYHHTSFHGVQSSPPRQYFTWDGQPLHESAWNQTERLNEVCGRLNDVRTVDEPEHEAEGSVASGDDDDSEEDDEEFDSALEVGTASDASEDLLDDDLIDFTETERAVDASASLVARESDPSRVDDLQKNSFYNSKDDLIIAVGLWNMKRGTETKVVRSDPDDHGRGMWRVHKLKEHSCEGDLRTAKKIKAHSKVVAAFVANRTRDDGEVIKLKSIMAELVRDFGIKIKYDVALRARNLGMEMIYSRVDDSFLLLPRYLYAMKEANPGTLLGLEVDIDCRFKHLFVALAASISPFYFHLRPVIVVDGTHLKGKNSGILFVAVTKDGNEAVFPLAIGVGPIENDESWKWFMSHLRGPCGEPDNLLIIKGYGPGVAELFCQAAYAYEQSDYTRAMSAMAALKPKAYEKLLRVGPEKWARSQCPVSRYSFLTSNAAESFNARLLWARRLPICSMLEAVRLVIEQWFNDRLVAAQESDENLTPEAKQKLSAELVKSRRYIAKRTTERKYRVRASGRHYMVDLQKQSCECNEFNLDQMPCSHAIAAITEANESVEDYVHSYYWNSSLVDTYSRVVNHLPPIENWNIPFQIASQLVLPNLSRRQAGRPKETRVQSAGERPTQNTSTAEASTSSKKRAPKTCGLCGGSGHTRRSCKGTATDV